GGCGTACGGCACGGCGGTGCCGATCGGCGGCGGGACGGTGCACGGAAAGGACCCGCTCAAGCCCGACGTGCGGGCGCAGCGGATAGCGCGGGACTGGGCCGTGAAGCGCGTCCGGGAGGGCGCCGCCGAGGCGACGGTGTGGGTCGTCTTCCGCCCGGGGGACGAGGAGCCGCGTTGGGTGGAAGAAAGCGAGGAGCGGATCAGATCCTCGATTCTGGCGCGCTGATCCGAACGAAGGCTCTCCCGGGCGGCGTGCGTGGCGTGGAACGAGACGTCGGGCGTCCTCCTCCTCGAGGCCGCGCAGAAGCTGGGAGAGCGGTTCGACGCGCCGGTGGTGGACGAGGCGCAGGAAGAAGAGAGACGAACTGCCGGAACACGTCGGCCATCGCGGAGTACCTCGGCGAGCTTACGGGGTCGCACCCGCGCGTGTCGCCGTGGACGGTGCGGGGGGAGGAACCGAAGGTCCACCGCTGGCGGAGCGCGGCCGACGAACGCGAGAAGGCGGCGGCGCTGATCGCGCAGCTCCTCCTGAAGGAGGAGATCGGGCTCGAGAGGGTGGCGATTGTCGGGATGCGGCGCCTCGCGAACTCGTGCCTGGCGGGGTGGCCGAGCTGGCGGGCTTCCCGGTGGTGCCGATCGGCGACGACGGACGGCCGGCGTGCCCGGCGCGCTGCGCTACGCGACGCCGCACCGGTTCAAGGGGCTGGAGGCCGACGTGGTGCTCCTCCTCGACGTGGACGGCAGCCGCTGGTCGCTCGAGCCGCGCAACCTCTACGTCGCGGCGTCGCGCGCGCGGCTGCGGCTGCACGTGTTCGTGAAGGAGGGGGTGGCGGTGCCGGGGGGAGGGGAATCGTTCCCGATTCGGGTATGATTCTTCCCGATATGGGAAGGATTTTGACACCCCGGAAGGGCCTCGCGGATGCGCTCTTCACTCCGGTCCAGCAGCGCGTGCTCGGCCTCCTGTTCGGCCAGCCGGAGCGCCGCTTCCAGAGCGGTGAGCTGATCCGCCTCGTGGACAGCGGAACGGGCGCCGTCCACCGGCAGCTCGCCCGCCTCGCCGATGCGGGCCTCGTGACCGTGACGCGAACGGGGAACCAGAAGCACTACCAGGCCCGAGAGGACAGTCCGGTCTTCGCCGAGCTGCACGGGCTCGTCGTCAAGACCGTCGGGCTCGTCGAGCCGATTCGTAGGGCGCTCGCGCCCTTCGAGCCGCGCATCCGCGCCGCCTTCGTCTTCGGCTCCATCGCGAAGAAGACCGAGACGGCCTCGAGCGACGTCGATCTCCTCGTTCTCTCGGAGACGCTCGCCTACTCCGACCTCTTCGACGCGCTCCAGGCTGCCGAGGCCGTCCTCGCCCGCTCGGTCAACCCGACGGTCCTGACGCCCGCCGACTGGCGGATTCGCCGCGCCGAGCCCGACTCCTTCGCCTCACGCATCGCCAGCCAGCCCCGTATCTTCGTGATCGGAGGCGACGATGACCTCCGCTGAGCTCCCGAACCTCGCGAGGATCGGGAAGCTGAAGAAGGAGCCGCCCCTTCTCCGGGAGTACGAGAGTCTTCTTCGGTCAGCGGACTCGCGACTCGCCGATGCCG
The genomic region above belongs to Holophagales bacterium and contains:
- a CDS encoding ATP-binding domain-containing protein, translating into MPGALRYATPHRFKGLEADVVLLLDVDGSRWSLEPRNLYVAASRARLRLHVFVKEGVAVPGGGESFPIRV
- a CDS encoding MarR family transcriptional regulator, whose protein sequence is MILPDMGRILTPRKGLADALFTPVQQRVLGLLFGQPERRFQSGELIRLVDSGTGAVHRQLARLADAGLVTVTRTGNQKHYQAREDSPVFAELHGLVVKTVGLVEPIRRALAPFEPRIRAAFVFGSIAKKTETASSDVDLLVLSETLAYSDLFDALQAAEAVLARSVNPTVLTPADWRIRRAEPDSFASRIASQPRIFVIGGDDDLR